The Prunus dulcis chromosome 5, ALMONDv2, whole genome shotgun sequence genomic sequence CTATTGCGTAGAGCAAGAGATCATCGGTAGGAGGGGCTCTTAGTCTCATCCTCCCCCCAGCAGACTTGGCAATCCCCGCTCTGATTGCAGCCTGGTCTGCCCACATTACCTCCCAGAGGCAAAGAGTGTCCTCAAAGCTCAACTCCCTCCTGAAGAGCACCACCACCATTCTGTACACAAAAAAGCAATCCTCCGCTTGAAGCTTCTCCAGGTGTCTGTAGAGAGGAACATCTTTGCACTTGATAATCTTGGAAACAAGGCCAAGCTGCCTTCGGATTCCAGCCTCATCCAGCCGGAAATTATGCCGTGCCTTTTTCATAAAACCCACAAAGCACCAGAAGGCTTCATGGTCCTCTTCCATCACTGAGATGATTGGAGTAAGTAGGTCACTCATACCTTGGCAGTAACCAATCTCGGGATCATACACCGCATATGCTTCCAGGATTGCAACCAGGCGAGAAGCGTGAAAAATCCTGCACGGCTCCAAGTGATCGTAATCCTTCAGCCCGACACTCTCAGCTAGTCTTTGTGCCTTGATCTCTGATACAGCAGCCTGTGATGGTGAATAAATGATCCATTCATCATTTGCACGCACAGCATCAAGGCGGATGATCCTCTGCCATGTGACAAAATCTTCTGCTGTGTGGGATTTGGACTTGTTTTCTATAATGGAGGGAGAGGAGCTCTCCTTAGCACTGTCGTCAACATAATTTTCTCCAGTTACTTCAGTGGCGAGTAATGGTCGAGTGATATCAGCGTCTTCAGAGGAATCAGAATCAGTTGATTCTGTCTTGCCGCCAGCACAGGCATCTTCACAGGTGACCCCACTCTTCTCATCATCTCCTTCACATGATTTAGAAGACTGAACACCTTGATGGTCAACCGGCTTATCAGGATCCTTGGCCAACTGGTTTCCTCCCTCAGTTGAAATGGACTCCCTGGCACTTGCAACATCCCCTTGGCCAGAAGAATCTAAAACTTGACTGAAATCCCCACTGCCCTCGGTGCTACTGTTTCCAGAAGCTTCGTTCAACTTAAAGCTCTTATCACTGTTTGTTAAAATTCTCCGGCACTGTTTCCGCAAGTTCTCATATTCTTTTCTGTGTTGcaaatgaataaaagaatgtaagagagagagagagagagagagagagagagagagagagagagcgagagaaaTTTGA encodes the following:
- the LOC117627649 gene encoding GTPase-activating protein gyp7 isoform X1 → MLFGGGADGWKWIVFAEASTGGGGGGRSGSLIGASVGGGSGFWSWTAPPNVGLAVAVTAMAGIALAATVVYSRRGSLKSPWSRRRKKHALLPKQWKSFFTPDGKLTDGGLKFLKKVRSGGVDPRIRAEVWPFLLGVYNVNSSMEERESVKNEKRKEYENLRKQCRRILTNSDKSFKLNEASGNSSTEGSGDFSQVLDSSGQGDVASARESISTEGGNQLAKDPDKPVDHQGVQSSKSCEGDDEKSGVTCEDACAGGKTESTDSDSSEDADITRPLLATEVTGENYVDDSAKESSSPSIIENKSKSHTAEDFVTWQRIIRLDAVRANDEWIIYSPSQAAVSEIKAQRLAESVGLKDYDHLEPCRIFHASRLVAILEAYAVYDPEIGYCQGMSDLLTPIISVMEEDHEAFWCFVGFMKKARHNFRLDEAGIRRQLGLVSKIIKCKDVPLYRHLEKLQAEDCFFVYRMVVVLFRRELSFEDTLCLWEVMWADQAAIRAGIAKSAGGRMRLRAPPTDDLLLYAIAACVLQRRKLIIEKYSSMEEIMRECNSMAGRLDVWKLLDDAHDLVVNLHDKI
- the LOC117627649 gene encoding GTPase-activating protein gyp7 isoform X2, translating into MITHQKPLKRALRRSHTSSNSSPPSSNSTSSPSSSSWIHLRSILLVVASSSSSPVSTDRGSLKSPWSRRRKKHALLPKQWKSFFTPDGKLTDGGLKFLKKVRSGGVDPRIRAEVWPFLLGVYNVNSSMEERESVKNEKRKEYENLRKQCRRILTNSDKSFKLNEASGNSSTEGSGDFSQVLDSSGQGDVASARESISTEGGNQLAKDPDKPVDHQGVQSSKSCEGDDEKSGVTCEDACAGGKTESTDSDSSEDADITRPLLATEVTGENYVDDSAKESSSPSIIENKSKSHTAEDFVTWQRIIRLDAVRANDEWIIYSPSQAAVSEIKAQRLAESVGLKDYDHLEPCRIFHASRLVAILEAYAVYDPEIGYCQGMSDLLTPIISVMEEDHEAFWCFVGFMKKARHNFRLDEAGIRRQLGLVSKIIKCKDVPLYRHLEKLQAEDCFFVYRMVVVLFRRELSFEDTLCLWEVMWADQAAIRAGIAKSAGGRMRLRAPPTDDLLLYAIAACVLQRRKLIIEKYSSMEEIMRECNSMAGRLDVWKLLDDAHDLVVNLHDKI